One genomic region from Streptomyces venezuelae encodes:
- a CDS encoding phytoene desaturase family protein — protein sequence MARIVVIGAGLGAMATAARLAVAGHRVTVYERTATYGGAVGRFAREGFAFDTGPGLLHLPAVYRDLFVKTGKEPLEECVALTQVDPASRHVFADGTRVDLPNASRAGTVSALDAALGAGAGERWGEFLTRAREAWDRTRRPLLEEPQPADPAPLAREPYPALKAGLLRRPTTTLAQVGARELGDPRLAALLDAYAWSYGFDPATAPASAAVLPYMEQTFGSWYVGGGLRALADAVYERCRKRRVDFVFGTAVEDVLEERGRATGVRLAGGETVEADHVVSGAPVPSLYREHVVAWDREDDLPRHQEAATSRVTVCLALRGPREPAAVHRTVVHAAGERPAVTVLRPDDPALRPDAEHESVTVTATVRTAPERDGQGWEAFADLMVEAAAQAVPGLRERLLWRHVRTPEDVRRETGSAEVPGPALGGGRGLLLPAANRSPLPGLWFAGGWSHPGGGLAHAGMSGALVAGLIVEGADFRGSR from the coding sequence ATGGCACGGATTGTGGTGATCGGCGCGGGACTCGGCGCCATGGCGACGGCGGCCCGACTGGCCGTGGCGGGCCACCGGGTGACGGTGTACGAGCGGACGGCGACATACGGCGGGGCGGTCGGCCGCTTCGCCCGCGAGGGCTTCGCCTTCGACACCGGCCCGGGGCTGCTGCACCTGCCCGCCGTCTACCGGGACCTGTTCGTGAAGACGGGCAAGGAGCCCCTGGAGGAGTGCGTCGCGCTGACCCAGGTCGACCCGGCGAGCCGTCATGTCTTCGCGGACGGCACGCGCGTCGACCTGCCGAACGCCTCCCGGGCCGGCACGGTCTCCGCTCTGGACGCGGCGCTCGGCGCGGGCGCGGGCGAGCGCTGGGGCGAGTTCCTGACGCGGGCCCGCGAGGCCTGGGACCGGACGCGGCGCCCGCTCCTGGAGGAGCCGCAGCCGGCCGACCCCGCGCCGCTGGCCCGCGAGCCGTACCCTGCGCTGAAGGCGGGTCTGCTGCGCCGGCCGACGACGACGCTCGCCCAGGTCGGGGCGCGGGAGCTGGGCGATCCCCGGCTCGCCGCCCTGCTCGACGCGTACGCGTGGTCGTACGGCTTCGACCCGGCGACCGCTCCGGCCTCGGCCGCCGTCCTGCCCTACATGGAGCAGACCTTCGGCAGCTGGTACGTGGGCGGGGGCCTGCGGGCGCTCGCCGACGCGGTGTACGAGCGCTGCCGGAAGCGGCGGGTGGATTTCGTCTTCGGCACGGCGGTCGAGGACGTCCTGGAGGAGCGCGGCCGGGCGACCGGAGTCCGGCTGGCCGGGGGCGAGACGGTCGAGGCCGACCACGTCGTCTCCGGCGCCCCGGTGCCGTCGCTCTACCGCGAGCACGTCGTGGCGTGGGACCGGGAGGACGACCTGCCACGCCACCAGGAGGCGGCGACGAGCCGGGTGACGGTCTGTCTGGCCCTGCGCGGGCCCCGGGAGCCGGCGGCCGTCCACCGCACGGTCGTGCACGCGGCGGGCGAGCGGCCGGCGGTGACGGTGCTGCGGCCGGACGACCCGGCGCTGCGGCCGGACGCGGAGCACGAGTCGGTGACGGTGACGGCGACCGTCCGCACCGCTCCGGAGCGGGACGGTCAGGGCTGGGAGGCCTTCGCCGACCTCATGGTCGAGGCGGCCGCCCAGGCGGTGCCGGGGCTGCGGGAGCGGCTGCTGTGGCGGCACGTCCGCACCCCGGAGGACGTGCGGCGGGAGACCGGGTCGGCCGAGGTGCCGGGCCCGGCCCTCGGCGGCGGGCGCGGCCTGCTGCTCCCGGCCGCCAACCGCTCGCCGCTGCCGGGGCTCTGGTTCGCGGGCGGCTGGTCCCACCCTGGCGGCGGGCTCGCCCACGCGGGCATGTCGGGCGCGCTGGTGGCGGGCCTGATCGTGGAGGGCGCGGACTTCCGCGGCTCGCGCTGA
- a CDS encoding YhgE/Pip domain-containing protein, translating into MRSPKLAALELKRFGRGKLPRAALVAILLLPLLYGALYLYSFWDPYSRLDKIPVALVNEDRGATADGKKINAGDDIAEGLLESNTFAWHRVSDAEARKGVEDGTYYLSLTMPGDFSSRIASSSGDSPETGALRVRTNDANNYIVGQISRTVFSEVRTAASTKSSRTFLDKIFISFSDIHEATAKAAKGADDLKDGVDKAKKGSKDLAAGLKDAKEGSGDLSAGLKKLDKGARDVENGARKVANGTQKLADKVNGTADKVRPYLANNGTSIRDSARLASDSIEAVRNNLDDVVKRAPVVRAGAHAANDGLAALHRDECEKNPEPDAKVCGVLKKATVSANDVATIADDVHALTKNSTGDLKTLDARLVKLKKQADELAVRAPHLDEDVEDAIRKINELNAGAKKVADGADKLHTGISGAKSGSADLDTGIGKLKKGAGELDGGLFKLADGSGALAVGLHDGVKQIPDYDEKDRDRRTEVMADPVQLASQSLHKAPNYGTGFAPYFIPLSLWVGAMVAYMIIQPLNRRALAAGGSAWRIALAGWLPVAAIGILQVGALMSVLHWGLGLQMARAAGTIGFLALVTCCFAAIIQWLNARFGAAGRILVLAVLMLQLTSAGGTYPVQTSPGFFNAIHPFLPMTYVVEALRRLITGGGIEPVWQACAVLTAFTLGALALTAVSARKRQVWTLDRLHPELTL; encoded by the coding sequence ATGCGCTCGCCGAAACTGGCCGCTCTTGAGCTGAAGCGCTTCGGCAGGGGCAAGCTGCCGCGCGCCGCGCTCGTCGCGATCCTGCTGCTGCCGCTGCTCTACGGCGCCCTGTACCTGTACTCGTTCTGGGACCCGTACAGCAGACTCGACAAGATCCCCGTCGCCCTCGTCAACGAGGACCGGGGCGCCACCGCCGACGGCAAGAAGATCAACGCCGGTGACGACATCGCCGAGGGGCTCCTGGAGAGCAACACCTTCGCGTGGCACCGGGTGAGCGACGCCGAGGCGCGCAAGGGCGTCGAGGACGGGACGTACTACCTGTCGCTCACCATGCCCGGCGACTTCAGCTCGCGGATCGCCTCCAGCTCCGGCGACTCCCCCGAGACCGGCGCCCTCCGGGTCCGGACGAACGACGCCAACAACTACATCGTCGGCCAGATCTCCCGCACGGTCTTCTCCGAGGTGCGCACGGCGGCCTCCACCAAGTCCTCCCGCACCTTCCTCGACAAGATCTTCATCTCCTTCTCCGACATCCACGAGGCCACCGCGAAGGCCGCCAAGGGCGCGGACGACCTCAAGGACGGTGTGGACAAGGCGAAGAAGGGCTCCAAGGACCTGGCCGCGGGCCTCAAGGACGCCAAGGAGGGCAGCGGCGACCTGTCCGCCGGCCTGAAGAAGCTCGACAAGGGTGCCCGGGACGTCGAGAACGGTGCCCGCAAGGTCGCGAACGGCACGCAGAAGCTCGCCGACAAGGTCAACGGCACCGCCGACAAGGTCCGCCCGTACCTGGCGAACAACGGCACGTCGATCCGCGACAGCGCCCGTCTCGCCTCGGACTCCATCGAGGCCGTCCGCAACAACCTCGACGACGTCGTCAAGCGCGCCCCGGTGGTCCGGGCCGGCGCGCACGCGGCGAACGACGGACTCGCCGCCCTCCACCGCGACGAGTGCGAGAAGAACCCGGAGCCCGACGCGAAGGTGTGCGGGGTGCTCAAGAAGGCCACGGTCTCCGCGAACGACGTGGCGACCATCGCCGACGACGTGCACGCCCTGACCAAGAACAGCACCGGCGACCTCAAGACCCTGGACGCGCGGCTCGTCAAGCTCAAGAAGCAGGCCGACGAACTGGCCGTCCGCGCCCCGCACCTCGACGAGGACGTCGAGGACGCCATCAGGAAGATCAACGAGCTCAACGCGGGCGCCAAGAAGGTCGCCGACGGCGCGGACAAGCTCCACACCGGCATCAGCGGCGCCAAGAGCGGCTCGGCCGACCTCGACACGGGCATCGGCAAGCTCAAGAAGGGCGCGGGCGAGCTCGACGGCGGGCTGTTCAAGCTGGCCGACGGCTCCGGCGCACTGGCCGTCGGTCTGCACGACGGGGTCAAGCAGATCCCCGACTACGACGAGAAGGACCGCGACCGGCGTACGGAGGTCATGGCCGACCCGGTGCAGCTGGCCTCCCAGTCCCTGCACAAGGCGCCGAACTACGGCACGGGCTTCGCCCCGTACTTCATCCCGCTCTCCCTGTGGGTCGGCGCGATGGTCGCGTACATGATCATCCAGCCGCTCAACAGGCGCGCCCTCGCCGCCGGCGGTTCGGCCTGGCGGATCGCGCTCGCGGGCTGGCTCCCGGTGGCGGCGATCGGCATCCTCCAGGTCGGGGCCCTCATGTCCGTCCTGCACTGGGGCCTCGGCCTCCAGATGGCCAGGGCCGCGGGCACGATCGGCTTCCTCGCCCTGGTCACCTGCTGCTTCGCCGCGATCATCCAGTGGCTCAACGCCCGCTTCGGCGCGGCGGGCCGGATCCTCGTGCTCGCGGTGCTGATGCTCCAGCTGACCTCGGCGGGCGGCACCTACCCCGTCCAGACCAGCCCGGGCTTCTTCAACGCGATCCACCCCTTCCTGCCGATGACGTACGTGGTCGAGGCGCTGCGCCGGCTGATCACGGGCGGCGGGATCGAACCGGTCTGGCAGGCCTGCGCGGTGCTGACCGCCTTCACCCTGGGCGCCCTGGCCCTGACCGCCGTCTCCGCCCGGAAGCGGCAGGTCTGGACGCTCGACCGACTCCACCCCGAGCTGACCCTGTGA
- a CDS encoding TetR/AcrR family transcriptional regulator: MDSSSTRRQATRAKLYEAAVTLIAEQGFSATTVDEIAERAGVAKGTVYYNFKSKTELFEELLRHGVSLLTASLRAAAEETDERGGSRIDALDAMIRAGLVFIDRYPAFTQLYVAELWRTNRAWNSTLLVVRQEAVAVVEGVLRDGVAAGELSEDIDVQLTAAALVGMVLVAALDWQAFQSERSLDDVHAALSRLLHGRVGGR; the protein is encoded by the coding sequence ATGGACAGCAGCAGCACCCGACGCCAGGCCACGCGCGCGAAGCTCTACGAGGCGGCCGTCACGCTCATCGCGGAGCAGGGCTTCTCCGCGACGACGGTGGACGAGATCGCCGAGCGGGCCGGGGTGGCCAAGGGCACGGTCTACTACAACTTCAAGAGCAAGACCGAGCTCTTCGAGGAGCTGCTGCGGCACGGGGTCTCGCTGCTCACCGCCTCGCTGCGGGCCGCGGCGGAGGAGACGGACGAGCGGGGCGGCAGCCGGATCGACGCGCTGGACGCGATGATCCGGGCGGGACTCGTCTTCATCGACCGCTACCCGGCCTTCACCCAGCTGTACGTGGCCGAGCTCTGGCGCACCAACCGGGCCTGGAACTCGACGCTCCTGGTGGTCCGCCAGGAGGCCGTCGCGGTGGTCGAGGGGGTCCTGCGGGACGGGGTCGCGGCCGGTGAGCTGAGCGAGGACATCGACGTCCAGCTGACGGCGGCGGCCCTGGTCGGGATGGTGCTCGTGGCGGCGCTCGACTGGCAGGCCTTCCAGAGCGAGCGTTCGCTCGACGACGTGCACGCGGCGCTCTCGCGCCTGCTCCACGGCCGGGTCGGCGGCCGGTAG
- a CDS encoding DUF4126 domain-containing protein, translating into MSVLPLVFTSGWASGINAYAVVLLLGVFGAAGLTDEVPESLQRTDVLVVAGVLFLCEAVADKIPYVDSAWDSVHTVIRPIAGAVVAALLAGQDGSLPQLAAGAVGGSTALLSHFVKAGTRMAVNTSPEPFSNVALSLAEDLGVAAIVTFAIFNPVAASIIAAVLLALGLAILFFLAQKIRRFLRRRSQRREEKQLAYAERRAARTQPPPDESDHF; encoded by the coding sequence GTGTCGGTACTCCCCCTGGTGTTCACCAGCGGCTGGGCTAGCGGGATCAACGCGTACGCGGTGGTCCTGCTGCTCGGCGTCTTCGGCGCGGCCGGGCTGACCGACGAGGTGCCCGAGTCCTTGCAGCGCACCGATGTCCTCGTCGTCGCGGGCGTGCTGTTCCTGTGCGAGGCGGTGGCGGACAAGATCCCGTACGTCGACTCGGCCTGGGACTCCGTCCACACGGTGATCCGGCCGATCGCGGGTGCCGTGGTGGCCGCTCTCCTCGCCGGTCAGGACGGTTCGCTGCCGCAGCTGGCGGCGGGCGCGGTCGGCGGCTCGACGGCCCTCCTGAGCCACTTCGTCAAGGCCGGGACGAGGATGGCGGTCAACACCTCGCCGGAGCCGTTCTCGAACGTCGCGCTGAGCCTGGCGGAGGACCTCGGGGTGGCCGCGATCGTCACCTTCGCGATCTTCAACCCGGTGGCGGCGTCGATCATCGCGGCCGTCCTGCTCGCCCTCGGCCTGGCCATACTGTTCTTCCTCGCCCAGAAGATCCGTCGCTTCCTGCGCCGCCGGTCCCAGCGGCGTGAGGAGAAGCAGCTGGCGTACGCGGAGAGACGCGCCGCGCGGACGCAGCCCCCGCCGGACGAGTCCGACCACTTCTGA